The genomic stretch CACGTACGTTTGTATACCCACTTAAGtctttatcatcatcatcatcattattattatatatttatttatttatatcgaTTTTGTTCCTCATCTTAGAACATTAAGTTTAATGTGAcctgatgaatttttttttaaataaataccaTTTTGAATTACCAAACTCGAGATGATTTAGATGTTTAGATAGGCCAACATCTTAGTTATCCGATCACCTCTATAAGTTGCTAAGACTCCCCATCTTATTAGCATGAGGTATGCTCAACAAATCTTCCCTgatgattttttttgaaaataaatatcatTTTGACTCTCTCTATCTCATCCTAAACCCATGCCCTAAGTGTGTTCCTCGAGCTCTTTCTCTCAAACATAATTCAATCGAAAGAAATGCTACTAGACACATCTTTTATATAGTCTTTGTTTGGAACCTCACTAAAATCGCTTCAACGTTGATTTAAGACTAATAATAGGTTTGAACATTCTATTCAAGATGACTTTCTTCGTATCATGGTcgtataaattattatataaaaatgatcattttttatACATCAATTCagttaatattttatattgaGCGTATTATGCACGATTTACCTTCTTACCTTATATTCATCATCCGGTCTCATCATCTTATAAACGATTTTTAGTGTTAATTTGTATATATAAATGAGTGCTTAGTTCAAGAACCTAATAAATACCAATGGTCAAGAAGAATCCTGATTTATTTTTCGATGATTTACCTGAATTACCttctaatatgaaaattaaattaGCCATTAATTTCATCCCTAAGATGATATGAATATCAAAGGCATCTTGTAGAATTAGCAAAGTCATAGATAAAAGTTTCTTTTGTCTAGTGTTTCATCGTGAGATGCTTCTTATGagactttatattaattataaaaagTTAAACTAAGTatcatatatctatctatctgaaAATGAAAATGCATTTGATCGATTATAGAGTgcacatatatttttaaaaattaatttgagATCTCACCTATCAATTGAAGATTAGGGAGTATATTCCTATAATAttatttagaactcgatatgtatCATTATAAATTCTTGATAATATTATTTGGTTTAAGAATAACCCTTATAATATTtgtggatttgatgaataaaatattttaaccacttttagataattatattattatatttactaataatatttatttcGTTTACATTAAATGATTCATATGAGAGAAGAGATGTTTCTTTCAtcttaaattttttaagagaatgaTTGTGATAGATTAGTAACGTGCCATTCACTCATTATGATTTGCAACGTATCAAATAGATAACTCTAGTCATCAATTTCTATTAAGCTAAGTGATAGTTGGTTAAATATAAACAAATAGAATGGTTAGATTTACCCTaatgaataatattattattattattatttaaagatAAAATCTACCTTTTACAACCAACCAAGCGTGCGTATGCGTATGAGTTTGACTTGGCGTAACCTATTGATTAATTGGGATTTCAATGGTTGACGAAAAATCAAAAGTCAAAATTTGAAATAGTTGACCTTTACAAGGGTTTATAATATTGTCTATCGCATGAAATAAACATGTAAAAAGGGAATTAGAGGGGGGAGGGGCATCAGTGGATATGATGATTTACAACTTTATGTATATACCAACTTAAAtccatataattattattattattattagactatatatatatgtttatgtttatgtCAATTTTATTTCTTATCTCCTAtgacaatttttaaaaaaaatatatcattttcacaaactaATTATTAATTAATGTCAAAATTCATGTAGTTTTTCTTGTAATCCCAATTGGTGCAGTAGTAACCCATATCACAAGTAAATCGTTTTTCTTGGAATTACTCCACAATTCTACACCGTTGGATGCCCATCAGAAGGTCGAGTCATGTGGATTACATCGTTGAATTAGAAAACCGATGACCCCTTTACTGCTTCTCACTCACGGCTTCGCCTTTCACGGACAAACACCACCTACCGTTTCTAAAAGCAAGGAAAAGGTAAGAGAGAGGAGAAGCGTCCGATTTCCATCAGACGGCAGGCAGCGTCTCTGACCGCCACGAGAGATCCGCGTACTCCGGCGCCCCACACGCTGTCGCGTCGCCGTAATCGAACAGCTCGCCGTCGAACACCACCACGTCCTCCGCCTCCGCCCGGATCCCAAGTTCGAATCCATCGTACCCACTGAGATCGTCGTCGTCGAACCCCCAGATCTGGCCGAACCCGAACCCCTCCTCCTCGTTGTACGCTTCGCTGCCATCACCGGACGAGGACGGAGCCGGCGGTGGCAGGCCGAGCTCGTCGTCGGAGGCCTCGAAGAGGTACCCCAAGTCCGGCGGGTCCGACACCGCCGCATCCTGCGGGGGTACGTGCGGCGGGGCCGAGGGGAGGGCCATCTCCTTCTCGAGGCTCTTCATGACGGAGGTGACGTCCTGGTCCCCGGCGTTggcgtcggcgtcggcgtcgTCGTCGAGGATGTCGAGGAGAAGGCGCTTGGCCTCCGGAGACGACATCTGAGGCGATTCCTCCTCGCCCTCGTCGCGATGCCTCTTGCGGCTGATGGATGGAGAAGACACTTCCATTAGGGTAAAATGGGAAAAAGCAAGGAAAAGCGCACGGAGAACAGCACTAGTACGCGTGTGAATGGGTTCGTGAACGGCGTAGGGGACTTATATAGGGAGGCGAGGGAGGGGGGTTTGGGATTTTGCTCTTCTCTTTCCCAGGGGCTTTTTCGTAAACACGAAAAGTATTGGCAGATTGTACCAGACGCGCCATAAGTCACGAAACACGGGGGGCTTAAGGTGGAGGCGCGGAGATCGGGGAATATGGGGGCCACCGCATCACGAGCGCCCGGCGGGTCGCCTTTTACTTTTGGTTTGGCTTCGTCTTCTCGGCTCGGCTGGAGCGGTTTCCCCTATCTTAATCTCCATCGGCAAGTACCGTTTCCTGCGGCTTCTATGTTGTTTGGGGAATCACTAACGGATTCAAACCCTCTCTCTTTGACCGCGTTTTGGATAGGATAACTTTGAATCGATCAAAGATAATTGAAATTTTAGTTGCCCTAAAATGTTAATATGGCCACGTGTTCTAGTCACCCTCGCGAGTTTCCATCTGCGTCCCGAAACTTGCGCCCACCGACGCGGGCACGTCGGCGATGGCGTCGAGGGAGGTAGGGAAGTAGCTGCATGAGTGGCTGCAAGTGGTGTTCGGTGGTCGATCGGGGACAGCGATTCGATGCGGCAGAGGGTTAGTGGCATTTATCATCCATCTCTCAGTGGCGTGCGGCTCGTGATGACTCGTGCGACGGCTGGCCGAGCCGGTGGAGCACGGGCAGGAGGACACGTGGGTAGCGACGGCAACGTGGCAGGCGTCAGACCGACACGGGGAGGAGGTCACGTGAGAccggaaaagagagagagagagagagtgtgcgtGTGCGTGTGAGGGCTGGGGTTGTGGGGACCACAAAGCGGGCGTGACCGACAGGTGAAATAATTGAGAGAGACAGATGGGTAAAAGAAGCGAAGCGACGAAGCAAAGGCTGCGGTGGGGCGGGGACCACCGCCACTACCGCCAACGTGTTCATCTTCCTCCTTCTCTCGCCATTCAatggcaatatatatatatatatacgtgtgtGTTTCTTTATCTCTTCTCGTATCATTACTTTTTatgtataaatattaattatatatccattcgtatatatatatatatatatatatatatacgtgtgtGTTTCTTTATCTCTTCTCATATTACTTTTTaagtataaataataattatatatccaTTCGTAATCCATTATCCGACTATCGAAGCCACTGTTGGACTATCTCGTGGTCGAGTCAGCGTTCCGTTAGCCGGAACAGCGTTTCCCTCGCTGCAACCAGACCTAACCCATCGTCGATCTTTGTCGCTTGTGCTCTGTCACGTCTGTTCGAACaagggaggaggacgaggagaggCGGCAGTTCCCCACGCGAACGGAAAGCTCTCTCACTCTCCCCCTTTATTGCTTTTATCTGCTTCTGCTCGTTTCTATAGTTCTTGTCCACTGTCTTCCTCTGTTGTGTCTTAGGGTTCTTGAGTCGTTGTTGGGTCGCGGATGATTTCTTGCAGCCCATAGTCTCGAGTGTTTCTTAATTCTTAGGTTTCTGCAGAATACTGAGTAGCATATATGTGACACATTATTTCCTGCAACCCTTAGTGTCTCCGTTTCTGAGTTAGGGTTTTTCGAGAATATTGGGTGTTAATTGCGTGACGGATGATTTCTTGCAACCCTCGGTTCACGTTTTGGGCTGCTCGGCTTTACTTGGGCTGTTCGCTTTAACGAATTGTGCTTCTTGAATCGGCTATGGAGATTTAGTCAGGTCGTTTGGATAAATAAGCTTTCGCAAAGCACTCAGAATTTCGTTTTCTACATCATACCAAACTTATTAGGATGTGAGAATGCTAAGCTTCCTCCAAAAAGCTACTTTTGTTGTATGCATATGAAAGGTGGACATACCACCTGCTTTAAGCATCTGTCAGAGCTTTACATCTAACTAGTATTATAATTTGTTCCCAAGTAGAGGGTTTTTTGGCATGGATTTTGGACATATTTTTGTAACAAAAGAAGTGGTTCTATTAATTCATTGGCAACTGTGACTTGCTGGATGGTTGGGAAGTTTACTTGCTAGTGGAGGTGGAAGCACAAGTTTTAATTCATAGTGCCTTTATTTGTGCCATTGAAGGTCTATTAGGAGCAACATCGATGATCATAAGTCATATGGGAGGCCCAAATCAAGCAGTTTCAGGAAACGATCTCGAGACCAGTTTGATAATGCGAAAAGGAAGAGGCATAATTCTAGCCATGGTCGTGGTTCTACGACAACTAAACCTATTGATACTAtttatcgcatactttgtcctgtgAAAAAGATTGGTAGTGTTCTTGGGAAAGGAGGTGAAATCTCAGAGGTACGACCCATGCAAAGATAAGGGTTGCAGATGCTGTTCCCGGGGTAGAGGAGAGAGTAGTTATGATCTTTTGTTACCTGTGGCAATCTGAAAGAAATGATTCTGATGAGGATCCCTATGATAATGATGGAATTGAGTTAGAGGATATGCGTGCCCGTTGTCCTGCACAAGATGCTTTACTGAAGATCCACTATTGGATTGCTGCAGATGAGATTCTACTAGGTGGTGTGATACAAGAAAATACTGAACCTGATGATGTTGTTGCTACTCGAATTTGGTTCGCCAAGAATCAAGTTGGGTGTCTTCTCGGCAAAGGTGGCACAATTATTCAGTAACTTATTGGTGATACTGGTGCAAATATTCGCATATTGTCTTCGGATCGATTTCCACCTTGTGCCAGGAACAGTGATGAACTAGTACAGGTAATAATACCATTTCATGGGCAATTTATAATTTGTGTTTTTGAAGTTTGCTATGGTAATTGCGATCTATGTGAAGAATCTCTGCTCTTTTAAAATTAAAGCTTGTTTGAACATATGCAATTGGGTGCTTCGGATTGTGGTTTTGAGATGCATGGTTCTTCTAATCGATTGAAGACAAAGTCTGCCACCATCTCGAGCATTCCATCCATATTAGTCTGACTTGgagtaagagttttttttttcccccttttcccTCCACGATAAAGAATGAGAGTATATGTTTGCTTATATATAGCTGTTATTGTAGACAATAGTATGTTTAGAGGCTTGAAGGTGATCATTCTTTTCTCAATGAATGGATAATATTGTTGTTCCCAGTTGTTTTGATGCATGCATGCTGAATTCCTCTGGAACAATGAAGATGCTTTTGCTGGATGCCTTCTTTGGAACAAAGGGTCTCTTTAGTCATCCATTCGTTTTGAACAGTTGCTCTATGCGCAGATCTCTGAAGGACCTGCCAGCATCGGAAATCAAAGCCTCCCCAAACCAACTCGAAGAATCAAAAGAACAAGCAGCAAGTTGAAGCTGGAGAGGAGGATTTCACCCTGATGCGTTTTCCTAGTCGTTCGAAGCAAGTCCAGCAAAATTCAGAAAAAAGGTTCGACATCTGCCTGCATCTCATGTGACTCACACTAGCCTAGAATAACcaagtacacacacacacacaaaagaaagAAGGTAAAAGCAAGTTCTTTTGCTGCAATGGTGATTCCCTTTTGATCCCTTTGGGTCACTCATCACACCAAGATTTGTTGCATTTGATGCTCTTGCGGGCGCAACACAAATTGTGATATAACAACGTAGTTCAGTTTGCTTCACTGCTTTTACAGGTGATGATGAGCCCGCCATACCCCACCTCCCGGGTGTCACGTGCCAAACCTCTTTGGTCATATTATGCCATCGAGTCAAAGGGTCATTGGAGCCATGCCGGAGTTTAGCTTGTAATTGTTGAATCAGGTCACCACTGCTGACCCACTTACTTTCAGAGGATATGATGATAACCTTCGCTTTAAGAGTTTTGTTCGTGTCATCCCACTTTCCTCACCACAAAGCAGCAGTTCGTCATCGTGCTCGCTGCAACGCACATTACCACCACCCCACCCTCATAAATGAACACCAGCAGTCTCCCCCTTGCATTCCTCCGAGTGATTGGCCTGCAAGCTCCCAGCGAACCAGTTTCTCATCTCTCTTGACATGGCCAAACCTCCCAAGAATAGGCTGTGATGTTTGTCTTCCATGTCTCCgccttcctcgtcctcctccaccTCGTCACCTTCCTCCTTACCAAGCTGTTCACCTTCCTCCTTGAAAGAGTTGCCGCTTCGACAGACCAAAGGTACTCAACTACGTTGATCCTCTCTTTCTTATTGTCTCTTTACTAACCTTCTATTGCAGGAATTCGCAGCTCATCAGCGAAGATGAGATCAAGCCCATAACAACGTACGAGTGCTACTCTGATGTCGAAGAGTTAGCTGCCAGCATCTTTGGCAGGGAAGACGGCCTACTGTTTTTCTACAACGAAAGCATCACTGCTGATACCCCACTTCTCGAAGAAGCAAAAGACTTCGATGAGCGACACGCCTTCAAAGTCGACGAAAGCTTTGTCGCAGAATCCCCTCTGGAAGACCATGAAGGTCTCGGGCTCGAGCATGGCGATGTTGTGGCGATCGTCGACCTAAAACCATCGAATCATCCACCTTCAATCATATCTAATGGGCCTCTAAAAGGTACCTTTAGATGCCACTACTTGTTGGAAGCataaagccttctgttgatattgcCTATGCTGTTGATTACAGATGAAGATACGGGTGGGGATGCGCTCCACAGAAATGAAGATGAGAAGCAGCAGGAGTTGTCAAAGAAAGAGAAACTCTTCATCGTCGACCGAACCCATTCTGTCGACAGCAAAAGGTTGCAGCTGGAGGAGGACACGTTCGGTGGTTCTCTCACAGGTGCATCGACATCCAAGAGCTCTATGGAGTGGAGAAGCTCCACGATCTTCAGGGACTCGGAGACAGAatgccccttctcctcctcatcacgCAGGAGCTCTTCCAACTGGGAAACGTACACCTTGTTCCGCAAGTACGACGAGGAGATGATGTTCTTCGATAGAATCAGCGCACAAAAGCTGACGGAAACAGGTCACTCGTCATGCATTTCTCACATCCTCCCTCGACAAATTTGGTTCACGTATTGACAAGATCACGTATACCGTAATTTTCAGAATTGTTTACATCGATGAAGTTCCAACCAAGATCAACCTCGCAAAGGATAGCTCACATATTTACAACACACAAGAACAGGGGAAGCACGGATCCGTATCAAGAACTGGAGGGTGCTTATGTGTCTCAGATTTGCCTCGCATGGGAAGCTCTTAACTGGAATTACACCAACTTCCGGCGAAGGATTGCCAAGGGATCAGACAGCGAAAGCTCTTCTTGCACCGCATGGATAGCTCAGCAATTCCAACAGTTCCAGGTCCTCTTGCAGCGATTCATAGAAAATGAGCCTTATGAGCGCGGTCGGAGGCCCCAAGTCTTCGCTTGGAAGCGGATTTCTTCTCCAAAGTTGCTCCAAGTTCCTGAGTTCCGAGGTTGCTACACACCTGTCTCCTTTGCCTCATTGCCTATCTTTTAGACTTTCCCAAGtgctaacctctctctctctctctctctctctctctctctctctctgcatcacTGACCTCAAAAGACACAGAAGCAGATGAAGGTAAAGAAGAAATGATCTCATCCACCGAGTTCTTGGCGATTCTCGAAGATGCGATTCGAACCTTCATGAACTTCCTCAAGGCAGACACGACGAATCCTTGCCAAATGCTCAAagctttcttcaagacaaagcccAGTTCGGTGGATCCAAATCTTCTTCGTCTTCTCAAAAGAACTAATAAGAAAGTGGGTCATTCATGCACTGCCTCTTCAACTTCTGCTCTTCTTTTTCCTTGTATACTCATACGGACACGATATCTTCATTTCAGAACAAGACGAGGCTTAAGGATCTCTCGAAGCGAAGAAGGTGTCTGACGAAGAAGAagcgaaaaggagaagaggatatGGAGATATTGATGGGTCTAATAGACATGAAGATCGTGTCCAGAGTCCTAAGGATGCCTGAGATCAGCCAAGAGCAGCTGCGGTGGTGCGAGGAGAAGATGAGCAAAGTGAAAGTATGGGACGGCAAAATCCAAAGAGATTCGTCCCCACTTTTCTTCTTCCCTGTTCGCTGACTCCAACGTCGCCAGCGTCGTGTAATCTGCTTTGCTTTAGGTTGCCTGATGACTAGATAAAGCGCCTGGATATACATGAGAACATGCATCCCACCCTGACCTTGTCACTGCAAAGACAGAGACAGGTGCCCACAGTTGGACATGGGTGCATGCATGTTGGTGTGACTTGGAGATCGAGGTTTTGGGATGCAATGTTGGgtagaaaaaggagaaaagtgtttAGGGACTCCTGTGACCATTGAGTGACAAAACAAAAgtgacatatatattatatatgtatatatataatacatagagcagagggagagagagagagagagagagcgaagcgCACCTTTAGCTTTTTGCTTTACGTGGCTACGTTTCTTGGTGGATAGGGCTCCCACAAAAGAAGAAGCTGGCAGGCAGCAAACAAACACTAATAACAGCAGTTCTTTCTTTCATGCCAAGTCTATTTTACAGTGTCACCTTTGTTTTCGTCAAACCAGGATTATGGCACTAATTATACTTTAAGATATCCATGAGGGCATCGTGTTCGGCTTGACTAAGTTTACGTGGTCTTTGTGAGAGGATAATAAATAGTTCGGCATAAATGTGTAGCGATATGTATTTAATACTAAGCACATGAGAAATTGTAGATCATAGGGACGTTGATTGATCTGACCAATGGGGCCAACATTAGTGGACGGTCTTGATGTAAAGCTGGACCTCCCCCCCAAAGTGGAGGCTGAATTGGAGCCACTGATTCTGGTGGGGCCTATCTCAGCGGACACCATGCAAAGGGGAGTATTTAAGGTTGCAGAGGGTCCACTGCCAGCGGAGAGCCCCGACGGCACGTCACGCGTCTCGTCCTCCGCTTTCGCCTGTCTCGTGCGAGCGTTTCTTGGTAAAGATTCGATCTAGGGTTGGAATGCACAAATCATTCAAGAGGAGTTGCGGTGTCGGTCGACCGCAGCAGCACCGGCGTGGGCGGTGATTAGTCGGGAGGCGACTCGTGGAGTTGTCGCCCGGCTCCGAGGGGTTGGCCTCACGCCTTCATCAACCGGCTTTGCTCGGATCGGTGGCTGCTTCTTCCAGGTAGGTCGGAAAATTATGCGTCTCTTCTTGGATTTCAGCCGGGAATTTGTTGTTTGATTCTGCGGAATGGGTAATCGACTGTTCTTATGATGATATACCATTTGCTTCCCAAGTCTCGGTTAATTCATGCTTCATGCCCGTCGGTGTGTTGTTCTTATGAATGCATTGCAAATCAAAGACTTTGTTGCGGATCCACCCGTTGATGGTGTTAGATTAACTTATTCATCTCAGATTTTGTGAGGAATAAGCAGAGACTTCACGGTACTCGCTCGATTAGTCTCCTTGTTCTTTGTTTCCAAGGCGAATTGGGTGGGCGAAGGCTCGGGTTGGACATGTTTGGGAGCCGCCCCCGGATCCAGTTATCCGACAACGTTTCTTGTCGGGTGTCACGATCAAAGCCCCAATTGATACGACTCCTTAGTCCTATACCAGTTGATGTTATAGCGGGTGAGGTATTGCTGGTAGGACcatcatcactatcttgaatggtGCAGGCCACTTTGTAGCCAACAAATAGAAAAGGAACAAAAGGATAATAGAAGTTGAAATTTGAGATGAGGAAGGGTGCACCCCATTCTTATCTTCTCTTGTCCTGTTCATCACATACTTTAATTTTGGTCACATGGTAGCATCCTCCATCAGCTATAGGAGGTTTATAATGGATGACTTGGTCGCCATCACTGTAAGAGGTAGTTTGACTTTATTCAGTTTGGCAGATAGAATATTCAAGTAAGTGGAAGTGCTTTGAGTATGAAATAGTCTCAACCATTTTTGTAATTCAAGTCCAGATCAAATGGGCTAAATATAACTCAATTACCATTCCTCTATGAATCTTCTTGGTTCCCAGCGTTATGGTTGTGGAGGGATGAGTATATGTTTCTTCCATTCAGGTCTTTCTGTCACTGCTATTTCTACATGATCAATGACTTTGTCAACTTTTATATGAGATGAATGAAAGCAGATGAAGCAATATATTATATGCCTTTGCAGGATGGTTCTCATTCTTTGACATCTGAAGTTCCTGATGGTTTCATTATTTGCTTGAAAATGGATCTGACGAGATGAAATTTGAAGTTTCTGAAGACACTTTACACAATATGTATTATGCTTAAAAAGTAGTACACGATTAGATGTACTTGAATAGGTTTTGTACACTACTTGACTATACCCTTTTACCATTGTCATGTCAAAAAATATTCATAGATCCTCTTGGCAGATCTTAAGCGGCAATGTAGCAGCTTTATCTTACGAACCCAGCTCATCCATTATGTATGTTAAGCAGACTGTCATTTTGTCATTTATTTTCAGTTATTTCTGGAGTCTCCTACTGTGATCTTGCCTCCTCTTAGTTCCATACATGGAGACCTCCTGTTTTTTTTAGATTATTGCCAACATCCTTTGATTTGCTGAAGAGAAATGTGGAGACATCTTTGTATTTCAACAAAATTTTTGGTTCAAATTGTTGTTCAAAACGATGCCAAAGCAGTGAGATCTGTTCTTACGAAGGTAGTATCTTGGTTAATTTTACTGTAAATTTATGATGAGAATGAAGCGGCCTTTGGTGAATTTAAAATTAGTTGAGCATTTTAACCCTTTTGAGTACCTTATAACTTGGCTCATGCGGCCTGCTGTAGATTAttatatctaatgcacaaaattttGAACTGTCGTTGTTGAATTAGCTTATATATTTCAGTTGCTCTGTCATTGTTGAATTAGCTTATATATTTCAGTTGCTTTATGACAGATGTGGTGGGACTGAACTGGCTTTCGGTGAACCAACAAGTTGAGCCTTCGGATCGCTTAAAATACTTTGTTGCATGGTTCTTACTGTCTGTTGTAACGTCTCTAGAACCGGAGAGCGCAAATATTGTGCTTTGGGTGAGCAACACATTATATAGGAGAAAGTAATTTAGAGCTTTCGGCTCACTATAAATACTTTGTTGCATGGTTCTTATGGTCTGTACTTTGTTGCGTGGTTCTTATGGTCTGTTGTAACGTTTCTAGAAGCAAATATTGTACTTCTTTACTAGGTTAGCAACACATTAGATAGGATAAAGTAATTGTAACTCTAAAGCTTAGTTTTGATCTTAAGAATGCCTAATCACTAGTTGAGTTGATgctatggttttagcaaaagcttATAACTTTGCTTGGCAGTGTCGCAACAGTGTGAGGAGAATTGTTTATTCTTTGTGTAAGAAGGGGATGAAACTAAAAGAAGGCAGATAAGTTAATGACTGTCTTTTTTGTGTTTTGGGTGCAGTAACCATCAATGACCACCAGCATACATGTTGCAGCTTGTTGGTAATGCGTCATCGCATCTTATTCCGTGTAAATGTATGTATGGTATTTGGCACACAGCTACCATTTGGTAAGATTGTCTGAGAGAATATCTGAACACATTTCCTACCTAACAGCTGATTGGTTTACGTCGTCTGCGCAGGAATGGTGAAGGCCATGATCGCTCTGTCCAGATTGATGAACATACATGGATTCCAATCATAGAACGCAGATGGAGAACCAACCATGCATGCACCGCAAAGGTAAAATCCTGGCTATTATCATTAATACATCTTGTTTGGTTGTCTTGTGTGTCGTGTACCAAAGTTATTATGAAAGCCAGCATAGACTCATCGGGCTACTAGTTTAGGTAGGTGGCTGTGCCCACAACACCCAATTTGGCAAGCTTTTCTCGAACGGAAATCTACTGACTCAAGTGTCCTGTAGCACCCACAAGTCTTAAGAGAATTAGCCTTGACAAGTCGTCATGCTCACAACTAGAAGAAAACATATCGgctttggagagagagagagagagtctttctTTCTTGCTCTCATGTGTCTTGATAACGATGAGCACAAATGTAGCTGGGGAGA from Musa acuminata AAA Group cultivar baxijiao chromosome BXJ1-3, Cavendish_Baxijiao_AAA, whole genome shotgun sequence encodes the following:
- the LOC103977214 gene encoding uncharacterized protein LOC103977214, translated to MEVSSPSISRKRHRDEGEEESPQMSSPEAKRLLLDILDDDADADANAGDQDVTSVMKSLEKEMALPSAPPHVPPQDAAVSDPPDLGYLFEASDDELGLPPPAPSSSGDGSEAYNEEEGFGFGQIWGFDDDDLSGYDGFELGIRAEAEDVVVFDGELFDYGDATACGAPEYADLSWRSETLPAV
- the LOC103977395 gene encoding uncharacterized protein LOC103977395, with the translated sequence MFVFHVSAFLVLLHLVTFLLTKLFTFLLERVAASTDQRNSQLISEDEIKPITTYECYSDVEELAASIFGREDGLLFFYNESITADTPLLEEAKDFDERHAFKVDESFVAESPLEDHEGLGLEHGDVVAIVDLKPSNHPPSIISNGPLKDEDTGGDALHRNEDEKQQELSKKEKLFIVDRTHSVDSKRLQLEEDTFGGSLTGASTSKSSMEWRSSTIFRDSETECPFSSSSRRSSSNWETYTLFRKYDEEMMFFDRISAQKLTETELFTSMKFQPRSTSQRIAHIFTTHKNRGSTDPYQELEGAYVSQICLAWEALNWNYTNFRRRIAKGSDSESSSCTAWIAQQFQQFQVLLQRFIENEPYERGRRPQVFAWKRISSPKLLQVPEFRDTEADEGKEEMISSTEFLAILEDAIRTFMNFLKADTTNPCQMLKAFFKTKPSSVDPNLLRLLKRTNKKNKTRLKDLSKRRRCLTKKKRKGEEDMEILMGLIDMKIVSRVLRMPEISQEQLRWCEEKMSKVKVWDGKIQRDSSPLFFFPVR